CGAGTACTCGGCGACGCTCGCGGAGATGACGGCGGAGATGCTGGTGGACAACGCGGGGAGCATCAAACCCGGACTGGAGGAGTCGGCGTGGGTCGTCGTCAAGGCGCTCGTCTCCTCGGGAGTCGCCATGAGCATCGCCGACTCCTCACGTCCGGCGAGCGGGGCGGAACACCTGTTCTCCCACCAACTCGACCGGATCGCACCGGGCGCGGCGCTGCACGGCCATCAGGTCGGCGTCGGTTCCATCATCACGGAGTATCTCCACGGCGGCGATTGGCGAGGAATCCGCAACGCGCTCTCGACCATCGGTGCGCCGACGACGGCCGACGAGTTGGGTATCGACGCCGACACGGTGGTCGAGGCGCTCACGACGGCCCACGAGATCCGCGATCGGTACACCATCCTCGGCAACGGGATGAACAGAGCGGCGGCGTTCGAAGCGGCGGAGACGACGAAAGTTATCTGAATAATTTAGGGAGCGTACGAAACAGAGACGACGTCGATACCGATCGAATCCGGAACGCCCATCGAATTGATTCGGAGGGGAAAGAGACGTAATTGGCCGTCGATTCGGACGCAATCGGGGTTTCGTTCGGGGATGGAACACGCCACTCTCGTGTCGGATACGACGATTATTTTCGGACGATTGTAGCTGAAGTTGGCAACAACATTGAATACCTTCGCGTAACAGATTTTCGCGTGGTGGTATCGAAAACAAATGAGTTCCATCGTGGAGATTTCGATATCCGCCGATGAGTTTGCACTTGGCCGTGCGTTACAAGCGGACTCTCAGGTGCAGATAGAACTCGAACGAGTCGTCCCGATGGGAACGTCGCTGTTCCCGTTCTTCTGGGCTCGCGGCACGGACGTCCAACGGTTCGAAACCGCAGTACGAGACGAACCAGCGGTTGACGAGCTCACGAGAATAAACACCCTGACTGATGAAACGTTGTTCCACATCAGGTGGAACGACGAGATAACGAACTTCGTCCACGGAGTCGAGGAAGCCAACGCGACTATCGTGGAAGCACACGGGACGGCCGACGACTGGACGTTTCATCTCCGGTTCCCGGCGCAAGAGGAGATGTCGGCGTTCCAATCGTTCTGTCAACACGAGGAAATTCCGATGCAGGTCGAACGAGTGTATTCGATGCAGGAGCGAGCAGTCCACAACTCTGCGGGCGTCACGCCTGCACAGCGCGAGACGCTCGTCACTGCCTACGAGGAAGGATACTTCGAACGGCCGCGCGGAATCACACGCGAAGAGTTAGCCGACGAACTGGGAATCTCTCCACAGGCCGTCGGTGGCCGCCTTCGGCGCGGATATGCGAATCTCATCGCCGGGTTACTACGTCCGATGAATGTATAGCTCGTTGAATTGGGAACGCACTTAAGTGTGTTTCGTGGGAAACATGTGGTCTGAACTATCTCCGGCCACATCTTTTCTATGTGATCGGGCGCACGGAAAATCCGTTGGCAGTGGTCGGGAATTTTGACCCGATCGAAACGCGAACGATACTCTCACGCCTCAAAACACATATTGACCGTGGACTGCCGATTTCCGCGAGGTAGAAGGCGTGTACCGTCACTCGCCAATTCGAAGCCCGTGTGTCCATCGACCCGGAGATGACGAATGAGTAACCACCGAATACTGGTCGTCGATGACGAACAGCCGATTGCCGATTTGTTCGCCCGCTGGCTCGAAGACCGATACGAGGTCCGTATCGCGTACGACGGTGCCGAAGCCGTAGCTATGCTCGACGACTCGTACGACGTCGTGCTCCTCGACAGGGACATGCCCGACGTGAGCGGCGACACGGTTCTCGAAACGATTCGAGCGGAAGGGTTCGACTGCCGCGTCGGAATGGTGACGGCCGTCGAACCGGACTTCGACGTTATCGAGATGGGGTACGACGCCTACATCGTCAAACCGATAACCGAACCGAGCGAACTACACGCCATCGTGGAGAGTTTGCTTCGCCGGTCCACGTACTCCACCGACGTTCAGCAGTTGCTCACCTTGTCGTCGAAGCAGGCGACTCTGGAAGCACGCATCGACCAGTCGGAACTGGACCGCAACGAGGAGTATCAGGAGCTCATCGCCGAGATTCGGACGCTGAAGGGGTCGCTTTCGACGACGCTCGACGAGATGGACGACGCCGAGTTG
The genomic region above belongs to Haladaptatus sp. R4 and contains:
- a CDS encoding helix-turn-helix domain-containing protein yields the protein MSSIVEISISADEFALGRALQADSQVQIELERVVPMGTSLFPFFWARGTDVQRFETAVRDEPAVDELTRINTLTDETLFHIRWNDEITNFVHGVEEANATIVEAHGTADDWTFHLRFPAQEEMSAFQSFCQHEEIPMQVERVYSMQERAVHNSAGVTPAQRETLVTAYEEGYFERPRGITREELADELGISPQAVGGRLRRGYANLIAGLLRPMNV
- a CDS encoding response regulator; its protein translation is MSNHRILVVDDEQPIADLFARWLEDRYEVRIAYDGAEAVAMLDDSYDVVLLDRDMPDVSGDTVLETIRAEGFDCRVGMVTAVEPDFDVIEMGYDAYIVKPITEPSELHAIVESLLRRSTYSTDVQQLLTLSSKQATLEARIDQSELDRNEEYQELIAEIRTLKGSLSTTLDEMDDAELGKEMASSTVAQGR